A window from Elusimicrobiota bacterium encodes these proteins:
- a CDS encoding class I SAM-dependent rRNA methyltransferase — MNAEAQPLTLKLKPREEDRIFGGHLWVFSNELQAVPKTEPGVEAELVTAGGRRLGRGFYNPHSLIAFRFLTRREEAFDADFFRGRLERALALRRRLMPGGESFRLCFGESDGLPGLVADKFGEYLVLQVLSAGMDRCLPQVLEALEGLLHPKGILLKNDHPSRALEGLKAEVRVVAGEVPEKTVIEADGLKYAVTLSGSSQKTGFYFDQRENRLFLSPYLKDRVVLDLHCFTGAFALSAARAGAKKVLGLDSSGPAIELARENAALNGLEGTCSFDEGDAEGVLANFAIGGQALKPDVVLVDPPSFVRSRKHLSSALRAYTRLNAAALKCLSSGGLLATSTCSHHVTREFFLEMLRGAAAKAARPCRLIALRGQGGDHPVLLSMPETEYLNFALLEVL, encoded by the coding sequence ATGAACGCCGAAGCCCAGCCGCTCACGCTCAAGCTCAAGCCGCGCGAGGAGGACCGGATCTTCGGCGGACACCTCTGGGTGTTCTCCAACGAGCTCCAGGCGGTGCCGAAGACCGAACCCGGCGTCGAAGCCGAGCTCGTCACCGCGGGAGGCCGCCGGCTCGGTCGCGGCTTCTACAACCCGCACAGCCTCATCGCCTTCCGCTTCCTGACCCGGCGCGAGGAGGCCTTCGACGCCGACTTCTTCCGCGGGCGGCTCGAGCGCGCCCTGGCCCTGCGCCGCCGGCTCATGCCCGGCGGGGAGTCCTTCCGGCTCTGCTTCGGGGAGTCGGACGGGCTGCCGGGCCTCGTGGCCGACAAGTTCGGCGAGTATCTCGTGCTGCAGGTGCTCTCGGCCGGGATGGACCGCTGCCTGCCGCAGGTCCTCGAGGCCCTCGAGGGGCTGCTGCACCCGAAAGGGATCCTGCTCAAGAACGACCATCCGTCCCGCGCTCTCGAAGGCCTCAAGGCCGAGGTCCGCGTCGTCGCCGGAGAGGTCCCCGAGAAGACCGTCATCGAAGCGGACGGGCTCAAGTACGCGGTGACCCTCAGCGGGTCCTCTCAGAAGACCGGCTTCTACTTCGACCAGCGGGAGAACCGGCTCTTCCTCTCCCCGTACCTCAAGGACCGGGTCGTGCTCGACCTGCACTGCTTCACCGGGGCGTTCGCGCTGAGCGCGGCCCGCGCGGGGGCGAAGAAGGTCCTCGGCCTCGACAGCTCGGGTCCGGCCATCGAGCTCGCCCGCGAGAACGCGGCGCTCAACGGCCTCGAAGGGACCTGCTCGTTCGACGAGGGGGACGCGGAGGGGGTGCTCGCGAACTTCGCCATCGGAGGACAGGCGCTGAAGCCCGACGTCGTCCTCGTCGACCCTCCGAGCTTCGTGCGCTCGCGCAAGCATCTGTCCTCCGCCCTGCGCGCCTACACCCGGCTCAACGCCGCGGCGCTCAAGTGCCTCTCGTCGGGCGGGCTGCTCGCGACGAGCACCTGCTCGCACCACGTCACGCGCGAGTTCTTCCTGGAGATGCTGCGCGGAGCCGCCGCCAAGGCCGCGCGGCCCTGCCGGCTCATCGCCCTGCGCGGACAGGGGGGGGATCACCCGGTGCTCCTCTCCATGCCGGAGACCGAATACCTGAACTTCGCGCTGCTCGAGGTTCTTTGA
- the purB gene encoding adenylosuccinate lyase: protein MIDRYTRPEMSALWTPEARLRRMMDVETALLEALAPEKRIPAAQLRVLRRALERPLEAEVLRRERRSAHDVVAMIETVSARLRGRAPAVARYLHYGLTSSDVLDTALALQLQDSADLLLEGLERCRRAVAKLARRHRRTWMAGRTHGVHAEPITFGFKLAGWHAELRRCVERLRAARRAVSYGKLSGAVGMYTQLPPSLEARVCRRLGLLPETAATQVVPRDRHAEFSHALVLAGCALERFAVEVRHLQRTEVLEAEEPFGRGQKGSSAMPHKRNPVLSENICGCARLLRGYHASILEDCALWHERDISHSSVERVALVDALLLLDFMLHRFARVLEGLVVHPERMRANLESSRGLAFSQKVLLALVEKGLARTEAYAIVQRCSFETWRSGAPLQESLARDPELRSRLSERALAACFDLRARERASDAVLRRGGLI, encoded by the coding sequence ATGATCGACCGCTACACCCGGCCGGAGATGTCGGCGCTGTGGACGCCCGAAGCGCGCCTGCGCCGCATGATGGACGTCGAGACGGCCCTCCTGGAAGCCCTCGCGCCGGAGAAGCGCATCCCCGCCGCGCAGCTGCGCGTCCTGCGCCGCGCGCTCGAGCGCCCGCTCGAGGCCGAGGTCCTGCGCCGCGAGCGCCGCAGCGCGCACGACGTCGTCGCCATGATCGAGACCGTGAGCGCGCGCCTTCGCGGGCGGGCGCCGGCCGTCGCGCGCTATCTCCACTACGGCCTCACCTCTTCCGACGTCCTCGACACCGCCCTGGCCCTTCAGCTCCAGGACTCGGCGGACCTCCTCCTCGAGGGCCTCGAGCGCTGCCGCCGGGCGGTCGCGAAGCTGGCCCGCCGTCATCGCCGCACCTGGATGGCGGGGCGCACGCACGGGGTGCACGCCGAGCCCATCACCTTCGGCTTCAAGCTCGCCGGCTGGCACGCCGAGCTGCGCCGCTGCGTCGAGCGTCTGCGCGCCGCGCGCCGCGCGGTCTCCTACGGGAAGCTCTCCGGAGCGGTCGGGATGTACACCCAGCTGCCGCCGTCCCTCGAGGCGCGCGTCTGCCGCCGCCTCGGGCTGCTCCCCGAGACGGCCGCGACCCAGGTCGTCCCCCGCGACCGCCACGCGGAGTTCTCCCACGCCCTCGTGCTCGCCGGCTGCGCGCTCGAGCGCTTCGCCGTCGAGGTCCGCCACCTCCAGCGCACGGAGGTCCTCGAGGCGGAGGAGCCGTTCGGCCGCGGACAGAAGGGCTCCTCGGCCATGCCGCACAAGCGCAACCCCGTCCTGAGCGAGAACATCTGCGGCTGCGCGCGCCTGCTGCGCGGCTACCACGCGTCCATCCTCGAGGACTGCGCGCTCTGGCATGAGCGCGACATCAGCCATTCCTCGGTCGAGCGCGTCGCCCTCGTCGACGCGCTGCTCCTGCTCGACTTCATGCTCCACCGCTTCGCGCGCGTCCTCGAGGGCCTCGTGGTCCATCCCGAGCGCATGCGCGCGAACCTCGAGTCCTCGCGCGGTCTCGCCTTCAGCCAGAAGGTCCTCCTCGCCCTCGTGGAGAAGGGACTGGCCCGTACCGAGGCCTACGCGATCGTCCAGCGCTGCTCCTTCGAGACCTGGCGCTCCGGCGCGCCCCTCCAGGAGAGCCTCGCCCGGGACCCGGAGCTCCGGAGCCGTCTCTCAGAGCGCGCGCTGGCGGCCTGCTTCGACCTGCGGGCGCGCGAGCGCGCCTCCGACGCCGTTCTGCGCCGCGGCGGCCTGATTTGA